In the Solanum pennellii chromosome 5, SPENNV200 genome, one interval contains:
- the LOC107019450 gene encoding uncharacterized protein LOC107019450, translating into MHHLSVIAILELFSDSVNIQSFKVQLNMVNATSNCNSKIWVFWNSDIDCYILDEDEQQITCAMKHNELQCQFTSTFIYAKCKEYLRRPLWDKLLQHASVNTNPWCAVGDYNVISKVDEKLGGLPYNMRKSMDFIVVIEACGLVDIGFSGHRFTWSNKRGINHRIWKRLDRALVNDLWLEKMPQTTITRLSTTGSDHCPLLLEMVSTEIDHIKYFRFLNCWIDNPNFMLTVKNCWDRPVEGNAMWKFHQKMKRLSNTLSVWSRNEFGDIFQKVRMYEEQVHEAEENYIRDQTDSNRSTLHELNAQYIKFLKLEDTILKQKTQLQWFKDGDTNSKYFHSIIRGRRRKLFIHKILTENGVWIQGENNIAQEACEHFNTIFTGSVQLTKLSDMDELKEVVFSMNPNSAAGPDGMNVNNPNKLTEFRPISLSNFTSKIISKLVSNRLSPILPSLISTNQSGFVKGRSISENIMLAQEIIHQIKKPNIGSNVIIKLDMAKPYDRVSWSYICLVLRKMGFNEVFIDMVWRIMANNWYSIIVNGKRYGFFHSTRGFKQGDPLSPALFILGAEVLSRSLNRLHNHPDYHGFIMEKRGPQVNHLSFADDIILFTSGRGKTLKLLMNTLKEYEKTSGQLINGDKSHFMIHSSAFNSTRDRIKRLTGFKPKQGPITYLGCPLFVGRPRNVYFSDLINKVVARITSWQTKQLSYGGKAVLSKHVLKALPIHLLSAVTPPITIIRQIQMLIADFFWGWKNSRKKYHWSSWKNLSYPYEEGGVGMRNLQDVCKSFQFKKWWIFRTKQTLWGEFLRAKYCQRSNPVSKKWDTGESLNWKHMLSNRQQVEQHIQWRLQAGNCSFWWDNWLGTGPLAQHTTSSNRLNNITVADFWENGEWNCSKLEQHAPVSQLSRILDSSPTAQA; encoded by the exons ATGCACCATCTATCAGTTATTGCCATTCTGGAACTTTTCTCAGATAGTGTTAATATTCAAAGCTTCAAAGTGCAATTGAACATGGTTAATGCTACTAGTAACTGTAATAGTAAGATTTGGGTTTTTTGGAACAGTGATATTGACTGTtatattcttgatgaagatgaacAGCAAATTACTTGTGCCATGAAACACAATGAGTTACAATGCCAATTTACTAGTACTTTTATCTATGCAAAATGCAAAGAGTACCTTAGGAGACCTTTATGGGATAAATTGCTTCAGCATGCCTCAGTAAATACCAATCCCTGGTGTGCTGTGGGGGATTACAATGTTATATCTAAGGTTGATGAAAAATTAGGAGGTCTACCTTACAATATGAGGAAGAGTATGGATTTCATTGTTGTCATTGAAGCCTGTGGTCTTGTTGACATAGGTTTCAGTGGACACAGATTCACTTGGTCTAATAAGAGGGGCATTAATCACAGAATTTGGAAGAGGCTAGACAGGGCCCTGGTGAATGACTTATGGTTAGAAAAGATGCCTCAAACTACCATAACTCGTTTATCAACTACGGGATCAGATCATTGTCCTTTACTATTGGAAATGGTATCCACTGAAATCGACCACATTAAATATTTCAGATTCCTCAACTGTTGGATTGATAATCCCAACTTCATGCTTACTGTTAAAAACTGCTGGGATAGACCTGTGGAAGGTAATGCTATGTGGAAGTTCCAtcagaaaatgaaaagattatCAAATACTCTTAGTGTTTGGTCTAGAAATGAATTTGgggatatttttcaaaaagttagGATGTATGAGGAACAAGTGCACGAAGCTGAAGAAAATTACATCCGGGATCAGACTGATTCAAATAGGAGTACTCTCCATGAACTCAATGCTCAATATATCAAATTCCTCAAGCTTGAGGACACTATCTTGAAACAGAAAACTCAGCTTCAATGGTTTAAAGATGGTGACACCAACTCCAAATATTTTCACTCCATTATAAGGGGAAGGAGGAGGAAATTATTTATTCACAAAATTCTCACTGAAAATGGAGTTTGGATACAAGGTGAGAACAATATTGCTCAAGAGGCTTGTGAGCACTTCAATACCATTTTCACAG GATCAGTTCAGCTTACAAAGTTATCAGATATGGATGAGCTTAAAGAGGTAGTGTTTTCCATGAATCCTAACTCTGCAGCTGGTCCTGATGGTATGAATG TGAATAATCCAAATAAGCTTACTGAGTTTAGGCCGATAAGTCTGAGTAACTTCACTAGTAAGATTATATCTAAACTAGTAAGTAACAGACTTAGTCCTATCCTTCCGTCCTTGATTTCTACCAATCAGTCTGGTTTTGTGAAAGGGAGAAGTATTTCTGAAAATATTATGCTCGCTCAGGAAATCATTCATCAAATCAAGAAACCCAACATTGGAAGTAatgtaattatcaaattagaCATGGCAAAACCTTATGACAGGGTTTCTTGGTCATACATTTGCCTGGTTCTAAGGAAAATGGGGTTCAATGAGGTGTTTATTGATATGGTTTGGAGAATCATGGCCAACAATTGGTATTCTATTATTGTCAATGGCAAAAGGTATGGCTTCTTCCACTCTACTAGAGGCTTCAAACAAGGTGACCCTCTATCCCCGGccttatttattttaggtgccgAGGTATTATCAAGATCACTCAACAGGCTTCACAATCATCCTGACTATCATGGCTTCATCATGGAAAAGAGAGGGCCACAAGTGAATCATCTGAGTTTTGCGGATGACATAATTCTTTTCACTTCCGGAAGAGGCAAAACCTTGAAACTCCTAATGAATACTCTAAAGGAGTATGAAAAGACTTCGGGGCAGCTCATCAATGGAGACAAAAGCCATTTTATGATACACTCTAGTGCTTTCAATAGCACTAGGGATAGAATTAAAAGGCTGACAGGTTTTAAACCAAAACAGGGCCCTATAACTTACCTAGGTTGCCCTTTATTTGTTGGCAGACCTAGGAATGTTTATTTTTCTGATCTTATTAACAAAGTCGTTGCCAGAATTACAAGTTGGCAAACAAAACAACTTAGTTATGGAGGAAAGGCTGTACTTTCCAAACATGTCCTTAAGGCCTTGCCTATACACCTCTTATCAGCTGTAACCCCTCCAATTACAATCATCAGACAGATCCAAATGCTCATTGCAGATTTCTTCTGGGGATGGAAGAATAGTAGGAAAAAATACCATTGGTCTTCTTGGAAAAATTTGAGCTACCCTTATGAGGAAGGGGGGGTGGGGATGAGAAACTTACAAGATGTTTGTAAATCATTCCAATTCAAGAAATGGTGGATTTTCAGAACAAAACAAACATTGTGGGGAGAATTCTTGAGAGCTAAATATTGTCAAAGATCAAATCCGGTGAGTAAGAAATGGGATACTGGAGAGTCATTGAATTGGAAACATATGTTATCTAATAGACAGCAGGTTGAGCAGCATATTCAGTGGAGACTTCAAGCTGGGAATTGTTCCTTTTGGTGGGACAATTGGCTTGGCACAGGGCCACTAGCTCAGCATACAACCAGCAGCAacagactcaacaacattacaGTTGCAGATTTTTGGGAAAATGGGGAATGGAATTGCAGCAAGTTGGAGCAACATGCACCAGTCAGCCAGCTATCCAGAATTCTGGATTCCTCACCAACAGCACAGGCCTGA